A single window of Nicotiana sylvestris chromosome 5, ASM39365v2, whole genome shotgun sequence DNA harbors:
- the LOC138891310 gene encoding uncharacterized protein isoform X3: MPNDMTSEGMTSKRYAQLFGQLRGPRRLRCNSFPPPPGWIKLNIYGIGTKGDQPGRYSGVFEDETGTFLGRYKGAIDVEDDLIAGLEALRHGLVRCMKGKPNAQKLLVESDNVILVQYVNRRPEPNKITMDRLKEIFDLLERLLCIVALIYEEANETARDWALRDECPTSELIYLCFSLKGNLMNTISSSKVSDRGYLGCLKTVDLVIVIAKLADFVLSSDLIDIIDL, encoded by the exons ATGCCAAATGATATGACTAGTGAGGGAATGACTAGTAAGAGATATGCACAACTTTTTGGTCAACTTCGTGGGCCTCGTCGTTTAAGATGCAACTCGTTTCCTCCTCCTCCAGGTTGGATTAAGCTAAACATCTATGGTATTGGTACAAAGGGTGATCAGCCAGGACGATATAGTGGCGTCTTCGAAGATGAAACTGGAACGTTTTTAGGTAGGTATAAGGGTGCCATTGATGTTGAAGACGATTTGATTGCTGGACTGGAGGCCTTGAGGCATGGGTTAGTCAGATGCATGAAAGGAAAACCGAATGCACAGAAGTTGCTTGTGGAGTCCGATAATGTTATACTTGTCCAATATGTTAATCGTCGCCCTGAGCCAAATAAAATAACTATGGACAGGCTGAAGGAAATTTTCGACTTGCTGGAACGTCTTCTTTGTATAGTTGCCCTTATCTACGAAGAAGCGAACGAAACAGCTAGAGACTGGGCTCTGAGAGATGAATGTCCCACTAGTGAATTGATATACCTCTGTTTTTCACTCAAGGG CAACCTTATGAATACTATTTCAAGCTCAAAGGTTTCTGACAGGGGTTATCTAGGATGTCTAAAGACTGTCGATTTGGTTATTGTAATTGCCAAACTAGCTGATTTTGTGCTAAGTTCGGATCTTATTGATATCATAGACTTATAA